One window from the genome of Sphaerotilus microaerophilus encodes:
- the rpoH gene encoding RNA polymerase sigma factor RpoH codes for MDIMNLSRSTAVAIRDPWALVPSLGNLDAYIASVNRIPLLTAEEEGKLARRLREHQDVEAAGRLVLSHLRLVVSVARQYLGYGLPQGDLIQEGNVGLMKAVKRFDPEQGVRLVSYALHWIKAEIHEYILKNWRMVKVATTKAQRKLFFNLRSMKRQLKGEAADADTHRTSLTEAEIDTVARELNVKREEVIEMEARFAGCDVALEPGSDEDDESFAPIAYLADDRQEPTRALEARARDELAGPGLLRALDVLDARSRRIVEERWLKVNDDGSGGMTLHELAAEYGVSAERIRQIEVAAMKKMKKALVETA; via the coding sequence ATGGACATCATGAATCTGTCGCGTTCCACCGCTGTTGCCATCCGTGACCCCTGGGCCCTGGTGCCCTCGCTGGGGAATCTTGATGCCTACATCGCCTCGGTCAACCGCATCCCGCTGTTGACGGCCGAGGAGGAGGGCAAGCTGGCCCGCCGCCTGCGCGAGCATCAGGACGTCGAAGCCGCCGGTCGGCTGGTGCTCTCGCACCTGCGTCTGGTCGTGTCGGTCGCGCGCCAGTACCTGGGCTACGGCCTGCCGCAGGGCGACCTGATCCAGGAAGGCAACGTCGGCCTGATGAAGGCCGTCAAGCGCTTCGACCCGGAGCAGGGCGTGCGTCTGGTCAGCTATGCGCTGCACTGGATCAAGGCCGAGATCCACGAGTACATCCTGAAGAACTGGCGCATGGTCAAGGTGGCCACCACCAAGGCCCAGCGCAAGCTGTTCTTCAACCTGCGCTCGATGAAGCGCCAGCTCAAGGGCGAGGCGGCTGACGCTGACACCCACCGCACCAGCCTGACCGAGGCCGAGATCGACACCGTCGCGCGTGAGCTGAACGTCAAGCGCGAAGAGGTCATCGAGATGGAAGCCCGCTTCGCTGGTTGCGACGTGGCCCTTGAACCCGGTTCCGACGAGGATGACGAGTCCTTCGCGCCGATCGCCTACCTGGCCGACGACCGCCAGGAGCCGACCCGCGCGCTCGAAGCCCGCGCCCGCGACGAACTGGCCGGCCCGGGGCTGCTGCGTGCGCTGGACGTGCTGGATGCGCGCAGCCGCCGGATCGTCGAGGAGCGCTGGCTGAAGGTGAACGACGACGGCTCCGGTGGCATGACGCTGCACGAGCTGGCGGCCGAGTACGGCGTCAGTGCCGAGCGCATCCGCCAGATCGAGGTCGCGGCGATGAAGAAGATGAAGAAGGCGCTGGTCGAGACGGCCTGA